One Coffea eugenioides isolate CCC68of chromosome 2, Ceug_1.0, whole genome shotgun sequence genomic window, TTGTGACATATACTTGAAAGTGTATTATTCAGATTACCGAATTATTTGGATAATTACcttttcaagtgtgatcaaaattatgcaaagatgaaattgtttgtaTTGCTGTTGATAGCCTAAAATGGTAGCTATCGAAAGAGTAAATAAAGACGAGCACGTCTGCAAGAATGTGATGAAACATATTATCATTTTGACCGACTTTAGGCTTGTGCCCTTAAGATTTAATTGGAGAGCTTTGCTGCTGAAAACTACACTGCACAAAAAGAGGTTTGAACTTTGAAGAGCTTCAAATCGCAATGTTAACCTTGAAAAGGCTTTACCTGTTGATTTTGATAGACAACTACGACTTCAACTGATTTTTATAGAAGTATTTGGAAATTGTGGAATTGCTTTCCATCACAATTCATGGGTCAATCAGCAaatccttttccttcttccaaatTGAGAAGTGGGTCAGGGATGGCCATCATTTTCATACAAATGTTAGGCAACAAAAAATCTCCCTCGTTTAAAAAGAATAATGGTACAAGAAGAATCAATGAAAGCTCAATCTTAATATAATCCACCAATTAAATAGATTTGACAGAAAATAAATTccaattcatccaaaaaaaaaatctaatctGATTCGCAAGTGAAAGAGATTTGACAGGAATAATGTTGTTTCATTCAACATCAAATGAAAGTCTTGTGTTTATAGCTAGTCAAAAAAATCTGTCATAATTTCATAATAAtctcttcttatttttttctaatttttatttCCACTTGTTATTCCACGCAGATACCTAGACAATAAGCTTAATGATAAAATTAACCGCATATAAATTGTGGCTTTCTAAGTGGATAACCAATCAATGACGAGTCAGCTGTAATTAGTGAAATATCGCCATCATTTTGACaaacaaaaagtaaagaaaaagaattaagtGTTGATTTTGAGGCAATTGTTATCCTAATGATCCACTTAGATTGACTAAAAAAGGTAGATTAAAGTTCAAtctatcttttaattttttttgttaatgaCAAACAATTTAATATAGTTTGGCTAAAATAATACTTTGTCACTCTATTTATCAAACGGGTCTAATTTCTTCACGAGACTCACGCATCAGGGACcataaattaaaatttcatatgaaaccagGGAATATGTACAAAAAGTGGGTCAAAAAAATGCCTGCTCCCGTGCTGACTGTGCACGATAGCAGgctatatttttttaaaaaaaaaattggccgTAGGCTGCCGTGCACAGTCACCACGGTAGCCTGCAATTCTGCCGTGCTGACTGGGCACAGCAGGTATAGTTTTGTGCAATGGATTTGTTAGACATATATTTGacagacttttttttttgatatattcTGAGAAATTAGCCTACAATTACTAACTGGAAACCTACAATAGATAAAGAATCTACCAAATTAACTTTGGTCACAAATTTGGACATAAACTAAATACCAGCGGCATTATAATTGGGCAATTACTAAACTTATGGAACTTGGTTTAATTTGCTTCAATGATTGAGTCATTATCACTTTTTTCCCGTTTCAAGACACTAATCCATATAACAATTTCCCCCTTCCCTCTCCTTTTGTTTATGCCTCTTCGCCGCCACATTCTTTCATATGGACCAGGGGCAGGAACGGTTGCAGGAGCAACCCTTCCTGAAGgttatgtgcattttatacACGACGTAACTCTGTTTGCACATTGTATTACTTACTTTTCACAACGTGTaattttagaacaaaattttatgAGTCCCACACATGTTAAAAATAAAGTACAAAATGAGATCTGAACCGTATAATTTTTTTAGCTAAATTTTGACCGTGAACTGTCAATAACGATTGCTTCCTGCAATTATTTCTAAAACAACCGTTCCTGCCTCTCTTCCCTTCCGTATATTTTTTTGGCTGGGGTCGTATCTTTGCTGGACCGTTCAAGATAGATTTTTTGGTGCCTCTCTCTATCTGTCCTGACCAAGCACTATTGGTCTTCTCACACTGGCTTTCCACCGTAGCTAATATTTCCTTTACCTCTTTATCAATTTCCGGTGAAATTTGGTCATCAGGTAATATGTCTATTGACCAGTAGTCTTATAGTgcttaattttgttatttttcacaTTAGTTCCACAATAGTTCAAAGCTGAAAAAAACTTTCCACGGTAGCCAAATCCAATTTTCTTTTGCCTATTTATCAGTTTCCTACGAATTTTCGGGTGTTTCTGTTTCTTATTGATTTGGGTCCATCAGGTAAATATGTCTATCGACGTTCAAAGCTTGAGCTCTCCATCTATTTAAGCAGCTCCAACGTCCAAAATTCCTCCATAGCAAACAATAACAAGTTTAGCTACTCTTTTTTACCCTACATTTCCAGTGCACTAACCACGGACCATGTTGTTTGCTTGTGCTATTATTGCTCTTATTATTCTGCTTTTTAGCCACTGGGTATATAGGTGGAGAAACCCCAAGTGTAACGGGGCATTACCACCAGGTTCGATGGGACTACCAATTATAGGAGAAACAATTCAGTACTTCACCCCTTCTGCAAAAGATGATGTTCCACAATTCTTGCAAAAAAGAGTGTCTAGGTATATAAAATCCTTTCTCTAATCTTCTATCTCTTCTCATTCGCAACTACCAGGCACAAAATTTGAACTTTGAACCGGACAACGAAAAAAACTCTAATAACCCTCTCCTGACTATTGTGCCAACTTTAGTATCTCAGTGGTTATCTAACCACTTCTTAACTAGCTATAACATATATATTTTAACAATATTACAGCAGTAGTATATAAATTAAGAGATGATATTTGTCtttgtaacattttttttttttttaacaaacttTTATTGCCTTAAAAGAGATATTTGTCTTTGTAACATATTATCATGTCATTTGTAACATAACATCATCAGCAGTAAGATATATTATGTTACCCTTTTCGTCAACTCCTCTAATATTCTTTTACATGTTATTTGTGCTTTGtcttgtcttttcttttttcttctttgggaATTTTCAGGTACGGGCCAATTTTTCGCACGAGTTTAGTTGGGCAGCCAGTCATTGTATCAACTGATCCTGAAGTCAACTACCGTGTCTTCCAGCAAGAAGGTAATGCTTTCCAGTGCTCGTATACTGAGAGTGTCTTCCGGATAATTGGGAAACAAAGTTTAGTTGTCCATCATGGAGAGTTCCACAAGTACCTCAAGAACTTAATCTTGAAGCTTGTTAGCCCCGAAGCCTTAAGAGAGAAGCTAATATATGAAATGGATGGCAACACTCAAAAATGTCTAAGTTCTTGGAGTAAACTTGGAAAAATAGATGCTAAAGATGGAACTGCGGAGGTAAATTAATTAGCATTCTACTATTTGATTATATTAATCAGGATGAATTCAGACAATACGTACAGAGCATTGCATGAAAGGTAGTAATTAACAATCTCATTTTTCACAGTTGGTATTTAAGCTTGCTGCCAAGAAGATACTTGACTATGAAGAAAGCAAGGCTCAGAAAAAATTGCGAGACAGTTATAAGGCATTCATGGATGGCTTTATCTCATTTCCTCTCAACATCCCTGGAACAGCATTCCATGCTTGCTTACAAGTAATCaattgttgttgttgttcaTCATTTGGAATTCTTTTTATATTGAAAGATCGATGTTcattataccaaaaaaaaaaaagatattcattataaatatataactAAGTAAAATGTAAATGCTTTCATATATGCTGTATCAGATTGAGTGAACTATGTGATTTTCACTTTCCAGGGACGTAAGAAAGCAATGAAGGTCATCAAGAACACCTTTGAGATGAGGCGCTCATGCAATGACGCTACGAAAGTCTTTGTGGACCATTTACTTAAGGAAGTAGAGAAAGAAGACACTTTTTTGAATGAAGAAATTGCGATGGACTTGGTATTTTTGCTTCTATTTGCTTCCCATGAGACAACTTCAACTGCAATGACTTTGGCCATGAGGTTTCTAAATGACCATCCAGCAGTTTTAGCTGAACTAAAGGTCCATAACTTTACAAAACAATTTCTCCAATTGTTATCTGTATTTACCCTTTAATTGTCCAATTCTTGTCCAACTTCAATACTTAAAggattaatattatatatacactaacagtgtataAACTATCATCATTGGATGTTTACACTAACAAAGTAT contains:
- the LOC113759740 gene encoding cytochrome P450 87A3-like, producing the protein MLFACAIIALIILLFSHWVYRWRNPKCNGALPPGSMGLPIIGETIQYFTPSAKDDVPQFLQKRVSRYGPIFRTSLVGQPVIVSTDPEVNYRVFQQEGNAFQCSYTESVFRIIGKQSLVVHHGEFHKYLKNLILKLVSPEALREKLIYEMDGNTQKCLSSWSKLGKIDAKDGTAELVFKLAAKKILDYEESKAQKKLRDSYKAFMDGFISFPLNIPGTAFHACLQGRKKAMKVIKNTFEMRRSCNDATKVFVDHLLKEVEKEDTFLNEEIAMDLVFLLLFASHETTSTAMTLAMRFLNDHPAVLAELKREHENILKMRETEDSGVSWKEYKSMIFTHMVINETVRLANIAPGIFRKVVKEVEIKGYTFPAGWTLMVCPSSVHLDPHRYNDPLEFNPWRWEGQELHAGSKSFMAFGGGTRLCVGADFAKLQMAIFLHYLVTKYTWTVIHGGETIRKPGLLFPSGLHIEISENE